One Panicum virgatum strain AP13 chromosome 3N, P.virgatum_v5, whole genome shotgun sequence DNA segment encodes these proteins:
- the LOC120666784 gene encoding receptor-like protein 1, with translation MSGALQDSAFRNLKKLRKLHLGSNQLNGSIPPSLFELARLEYLDLSGNLLQGHIPITLSSNLSSSLQTLKLSANNLNGTFDFFWLRNCTMLKNIDLSRNADLAIDVKFWGYVPKFQLRKLMLSGCNLDTSIIAGPNFLGTQLHLQILDLSNNNLAGSLPDWIFRNEASLVYLDLANNSLVGSLNLMWQRQSNLQMVNISKNRFVGQLPTNISSVFPNLTVLDASYKSISRDLQPSLCNISRLAYMDLSNNKLTGEVPPGLFTNCSELKILKLSNNNLGGTILSGVRNLSFISAIYLASNNFEGALPNYLSGHLEIMDLHDNKLSGELDVYSGIFLHCKF, from the exons ATGAGTGGTGCTCTTCAGGATTCAG CTTTCAGAAATCTTAAGAAACTGAGAAAATTGCACCTGGGATCAAACCAACTGAACGGAAGCATACCACCGTCCTTGTTTGAGCTCGCACGCCTTGAATACTTGGATCTTTCAGGAAATCTCCTTC aaggacacataCCTATAACCTTATCTTCAAATCTTTCTTCGTCACTTCAAACTCTCAAGCTATCAGCAAACAATCTAAATGGAACGTTTGATTTCTTTTGGCTACGAAACTGCACCATGCTTAAGAACATAGACCTGTCAAGGAATGCTGATTTGGCTATTGATGTGAAGTTCTGGGGATATGTGCCAAAATTTCAACTGAGAAAACTAATGCTCTCTGGATGTAACCTTGACACCAGCATCATTGCTGGACCGAATTTCCTTGGCACACAACTTCATTTGCAAATCCTTGATTTGTCTAACAACAACTTGGCAGGAAGCCTACCCGACTGGATCTTTAGAAATGAAGCGAGTCTAGTTTATCTGGACCTTGCAAATAACTCACTGGTAGGATCATTAAATCTGATGTGGCAACGCCAATCAAATCTTCAAATGGTCAACATATCTAAGAACCGGTTTGTTGGGCAGTTGCCAACAAACATCAGCTCAGTGTTTCCGAATCTGACAGTTCTAGATGCTT cttaCAAAAGTATTTCTAGAGATTTGCAGCCATCTCTGTGCAACATTAGCAGATTGGCATATATGGACCTATCAAACAATAAACTTACAGGAGAGGTGCCACCTGGCTTGTTCACTAATTGTTCTGAACTGAAAATCTTGAAGCTCTCAAATAACAATCTTGGTGGTACAATACTTAGCGGGGTTAGGAATTTGTCCTTTATATCAGCAATATACCTTGCTAGCAACAATTTTGAAGGAGCACTTCCTAACTATCTATCCGGTCATCTGGAAATCATGGACCTGCATGATAATAAGTTGTCTGGTGAACTCGACGTTTATTCTGGAATCTTTCTTCATTGCAAGTTTTGA